The Papaver somniferum cultivar HN1 chromosome 6, ASM357369v1, whole genome shotgun sequence genome segment TGCACATATACTACTTAACTGCACGCTGGTGCAAATTTTGTGCTCTCAGTGGTAACTTTCAAATATCTCTAAATGTACAGGACATGGATCCATCTCTGTCAAACAAGAAAGAGATACACCCTCAGACTTCTACTGTTCCTTATTTAAGTGGAAAGGAGGTAAGTAGCTGTAGTGTCTTTCTGTATTTCTACCAAGAATAGTTTCTATCTTTGTTTGAATATTACATATTGTTCTCATTTGATAATGCATGTCTTTTTGAAGATCCCAGAACCTTAAACATTCACATTAGTTCAATTAGTCACTCTAAAGAACAAAACATACATAGAGAATTTCTTACGTATGAGTTTATAAGAAAACAGTACACGAGAAGTAGAGATGTCTCAAGACTCTCAACTTTTCATTCTACAGAAAATTTAGTAAATCATGGCACCTTTATATGCCTTCGTACGGGATCTAGTTTCATTTTCTTAGTGCAGTTTAACGCCTCTTCCTCTATTAAATTTACCTACCACTGGTCACTAGAGGATACTATTACGTGGTTTTAACCTACTTGTTTTGCGCGACCTACTACAAAACGTACTGCAGACATACAGATTTTGCAGTACGTTTTACTCATATTAGCGCCACACCAAAAACTTCTAGTCTATATCAGTGACACGACTTCAGTCTGTCTTAAGAAATTCTTAAGGGGCGCAACGGGCCATAAAACTTCAAGCATGTCCTATTAAAATGCATTAGGGAAGCAAAAGTAAAACTTTCCTTTAGAATTGACTTGGTTAAAACATTCTGTATTGGTTCATAACTATAGCTCTTGATTTGTACCAACCTGAATGCGGTTGGTAACTAACATACTGGCCCCTGGGATATTAGTCATGAGAGATCCTTGGATGAGAAGACTATTTATAGGTTAAGATCAGAATTATTTTACAATCTGACATTGATATGCTATTGAAATTTTTTTGGATGAATAACTTCAGTTTAAGCAAAAAAGACCGAGATAATAGCGCTTGTCGTGTACGATTTTCCAAGTGCTTATTAAAGAGATTGCAAAATGCTCAAGATATGCTTCATTCCCTAGAAACTGAAGAAGACGCTAGGAATAGGTTCAAAGAAAAAGAGATGGTAAAATGCTCAAGATATGATATGATATGATATGATATGATATGATATGGTATGATTTTGTTGGAGAGAGAAATCTTCCTGATTGAGGTTTTACGCACCACATCAGTCCTTGCAAAGTTACCTATAGAACAAGGTGGTAGCTTTGAACTGGAAAATTCTGTGTGAATTAACGGTTTTGATGATGTGTAGAATTTGCATGTATTTACAAGCAAGTAGATGAAGGAACTCGTGCTGGTTTGGCAACCACATTGGAGCTAATCAGCTAACTTAGATACACCAACCAGTATAAACAGGTTGCTGTCCGAGGAAACTTCCCAGAGGGCATCAGCTTAATTTCCACTCATGAAACAATAAAAAATAGAGTTTTTAAAAATGTTATTGACACAGGTCAGGAGGAAGTGGATGTCATGATGATAGCAAAAGCCTGCATACACTTTGAGAAAGTGATCATGGACTATAGGCTAGCCATACTTGTGGATTACAGGTTCCTGGGGTCAAAACAACTCCAGAGACATACTCCTTATGGGTTTCAACCAAATGAATCAGAAGAGGAGAAAAGAAGCAGAGAAGCTTAATCTTAAAGACTACATATATACAAAATGGAAGGAGCAAAAATTGGTCAAGTCTCAAGATCCATGTGTCAAACAAAATCCAGTTGTCTGATTATATAGGCTTAAGCATGATCTTCTTCGAGATATACTCTCTCGGTCACTGTAGAAATATTCAACTCTCATGTGGTATAGGCTTCAATTCCAACCATTTCCCCAACGGAATTTTGAATGGGTAGACAAATCAGTACCTGTGTTACGCAGATAGGTTGCAAGCATCAGTTTACAAAGTGGATGTTTTGTTGCTTAGAAGTGTAGATATCATACGTTGCTATTTAAAGTAAAATATTCTTTGCTGCAGGATGTTACAGTTATTTTTAGGAGGAGAGGAGGTGACGATCTTGTTCAAAGCCATGCTAAATGGGTGGAAACTGTACATTTAGCACCTGATGTCATCAATATGACGTTTTCTCCTATTGTTTCCTTGCTGAAAGACTCAGCTGGGACCAAACATCTGGCCCGTGCAATCGATTTATACTTGAAGTGTACGAACAGCTTTACCATTTCCCTCGGATTCATAATTCACATACCTGTATTAGTTgtatcttttgatacaaagatcagtACAAATTACTTGCTTTTCTAGTTTTGCTGGATGTAGGCAAATGATAAGATCCAGGCTAAATTTTCTGATTGGGTGAACTGACTGATTACATTTTCTTATTATTTCATCAGACAAACCACCAATCGAGGAGCTGCAATATTTCTTGGAATTTCAAATCCCAAGGGCATGGGCACCAGAACAAACGAATATGCCTGGATATCAAAGGAAGGAGCCTGTGTGCCAATCTCTTCAATTCAGCTTGATGGGTCCCAAGCTTTACGTTAGCTCTGATCAGGTACTTGTTTGGGACCTCGAATAATCTTTTCTGGAGAATTGGGTCTATAACGGGTGCTTAATTATGGTTAAGCAAACTAGGGGATAACAAATTTTAGTCTTTGGATTCAAGGACTTGCTTATTTTTAAGTAGACCCCGTAGCTGTGTTTTGGTATGTAGGAATATGCTAAAACCTTCTGCTTTGATGCTAGAAACCTCCTTTattgaaactaggtgaactacatAAAGCCTGATTTTTTTGTGAACCACAATGACCCAATCCATACGACATATTAAGAAAGGAGTTCCTTGTTAATTTTTGCAGATAACTGTTGGTCGTAAACCAGTCACAGGACTCAGGCTTTGTCTAGAAGGAGGCAAGCAAAACCGTCTCGCCATCCACATGCAGCACCTAATATCTCTTCCAAAGATCCTCCAACCTCACTGGGACTCCCACATGGCAATCGGTGCACCTAAATGGCATGGGCCCGAGGAACAAGATAGCCGGTGGTTTGAGCCAATCAAGTGGAAGAACTTCTCCCATGTAAGCACTTCACCAATAGAGCACCATGAGACTTATATTGGGGACCTCTCAGGAGTTCACATTGTAACTGGAGCACAGTTAGGTGTTTGGGAATTTGGGGCCAAAAGTGTCCTACACCTGAAGCTCCTTTTCTCTAAGGTGCCCGGGTGTACGATACGAAGATCAGTATGGGATCACAACCCCAACAACACATCTCACCTTAACAGTGATTGTTCATCTTCCTCGAACTCCGACAATAAGAAGGCTGATAGTTCGAGTCAAATTggaaaactaacaaaaataatcGACGTAACTGAGATGTCGAAGGGGCCACAAGATGTTCCTGGGCATTGGCTGGTGACAGGAGCAAAGCTGGGAGTAGAGAAGGGGAGAATTGTGCTTCGTGTAAAATATTCTCTACTAAATTACTGACGAAGAGTGAAAGAGTTGTTGTGGTTTAGTAAATTGTCAGTTGACAACATTCTTTGCACAGGTAGTATCTGTTCTTTTGCTCTGTAAATTCCTTTTTATCTCTATTTAGATAAATTAAGTTACCCGGGAGCTTCATTTCTGTTTTCAACGGGTGACAAGCTGGGTCATTTGGATACTAGTAGTAGATTGTGCAAATAAATTCTTTTAGAATCACTTGGTATGTATTTTTGCGTCTTTCCTTGTTATTTGAGATGTAGCTGAATGTGGTTCCCGAAGTCTAATGTATGAGCAAGTTTTGGAGATAACACTTTTTTGCTTAGGCTCTTTCCTTTTCCGCCACCAAGACTTGGTCAACAGCTTTGCAAACAAGCCTTGGCTTTTGGGAGTCAAATTTATCGCTAATTAATTTACTTTTTCCATAATCATAGCCATGATCGGATGAATCAATCAGCTAGAGCTAAAAGAACCCACGGAACTTACTACCCATATCCTAGTGTGTTATATGTTCAGAAGTACTAAACTCAGGGATCAGTTGTTTTATCTACTCGGATTTATTGCTGACCAACTAAAGACGGGATAGAGTTGACCATGATTGTAGAGGTGCACAACATAAGTGCAAAAAACTACCcgtcttttctttttcattggATTTCCTTCTCGACAGCATTCATACTATGCGCCACTGATTCATCCAGCTTGCCATACAAAAAGGACATACATGACGAAGACGGATTTTAGAGACTAGCAGTACCAGCAAGTCATGCTTTAAGAcagaaaataaagataataatGCAAAAAGGTCTGATTTATAACTCGAACTTGAGCCATATTCAGATGCCTGGTCAACATAGCACCTCTTGAAGTTTAACCACTTTGAATATGACAAAGGGCCTCAAAAGCAGAATTACATTCCCACTGTAGAACACACAGAAACCATGAAATATTACACCAATACTTTCATTATACAAATACTGATATGGCAGCGTTGTTGCACACAATAGCTTCAAATATTCGAAATAACAGAAAGACGGTTTTTCTACAGACAGATAGCTTTTGTGTTGTAAGTCTAACTGGTCTAACTTTAACCGTAAACAAATTCCTGCTTGTTCaatgcttcagaaaaaaaatgTTTTCATCGGTAGAACCATCAAGGCAACACCTACGTTGGGCAAGACACATCATCCGCTAACTATCCTAGAAGtgaagttggaaaaaaaaaatagccTTCTTCACCAAGATGGAAATCCGAAGATGCCAAAAACAACTGCTAATTGAGAAGGTAAGGATTACTGGAGTTAAAGTTGTACCATAGTAAGGTACAGTGTACAAAGATAAAAGCATAACTCTGGATACTACCTTTCATAGATTATTCTTTGTACCATAGGCAATGAAATTTATACTTGTATCATCTGATAGTACCCATTTTCCAGTAAATGGGTTTAACACCATTCCTGCAACCTCttgaacctaaaaaaaaaaaaaaaacccataaaGCAAACAAGTCTTAATTCCAAAAGTAAATCAAATGCAGATAAAACAGAAGTGGAAGTAAAGGGTTCTCTGAAAAGTACAGATATAGACGATCGGTGCATGATAAGAGCAATTTCTTCTGGAGTGACAAGGCTTGACCACTGGTGTGTCCCTTTAGGAAGCTGCAGAACACCAATAAAATAGTTAGTCCAGTGCTTCCATTGACAAATTTATTATGGGCATCATCGAAAATCTCGTTCTTTGGCTCGGTATGATTTAAGGATTTCATTAATAAGGGGTAATATAAGATAGATCCATGTTATAAGCCACCAATTAGATAGTGTGGAGACCCTGTCACATACGATATTCTCTTTCCGACACGGAGAGATTTGAGGATTCCCTTGGTAAGGGTGGTACTGCAAGATGTTTCCATGTGTAAGCCAGTTTGTCTTGTGCCTTTCCCGAGGAAAGAACTGAAGCTTAGAAGCATAATGCAAAACCAGATAGCAACAAAAGTCTAAAAAATGCATTTAACTGGTGGCATTAACTGCATAATttttatgactactaatcactaCGCATTTTGGACTCCTGTGAGATAGCAGCTGATTGGGTATAAATATATGCAAACATGAAAAAATGGAAGAAAAGCTAGGTGTAACAATAAAGAAATCATACCCACTGCAAGATGTACTCAGCCCCAACTATAGCGGCAGCATAAGATCTTATGGTGCGGTTGATCGTTGACACCAACATGGCTCCATTTGGAACAGTTAATTCTGCCAGAGACTTGCAGAAATCAGCAGGCTCTGCTACATGCTCAATAACCTGAAGAAGAAACTCTCAATCCTCCACCAAAATGCAGATTAAATTGTACTTTAACTTGAGTATTTGCTGATTGGTTTGTGTGTAAGCATAACTGACAAGCACCCCTAGACATATACACAGCACAACACTGAATGCAGTGTAGAAGTAAGACTATAAGGAGGTTCTTTCATCGTGAAGGGCGTCAAACTAAATTAATAGAGGATTTGATTAAATTAGCATTACAAACTACCTTCGGTAGAAGATGAGTTACTAGATCTTATTCTTTTGTGATACCCATGAAATAAATAGTTTGCCAAGCAAAGGTATTGACAATTTATCTCGCATCACAATTAAATGGTGGACTCTGAAACAGAGAGATATGCACTACTCGTGATACTGTCCCTTAGCTAATCAGCTGGACAAGTAAAACGGGAGATTTGGTAGGTGATACATTATGGTGGACTATAGTTAAACAGTGCTACTGTGAATTGATTTTTTAACCTAGCTTTCAAAAGAAAATGATTTTAGCCTTGAAAATCTTTGATGTCCATAAACAAAGCACAGGAATCTATTTGACTGACGCAATTTATGATTCCAGGCATGTTGAAGCAAAGAGAATGTGATGCAATTGTATTGACTACCAAAAAAGACTAATATAAGAACTATCATCAAGCACTTATTTCTGTCACTCTGTAGTAGCACTGTGGTTTTATGTATTTATCATAACAACAGTATATATGAAGATGAATTAagatctgaaaaaaaaaaagttgcgaTGTACTTGAGTATTATCACCAATAAAAAAATAACACGAAGCAACAAATTAAGGTAAGCATTCCTTACCTTGTTGATATCATACCTCTAGAGCAATTACAGCATCAAACATCCTTTCTTCTTCAACCAGTTTTTCTGCGAATATAGTTGTACTTTATAAATAATCACATAGTATACCCGTTTTACTAGCAAAAAATTATCAAAAGGAATAACATGAAGCCAAGGATTTCTAGAAGTTAAAGCAACAGCGAAGATGCCCAAAAACATTCCTAGGAAGGCAGCCAGACAACTGAGAGCACAAGAAGTCAATCTATATCATTAGTATAGCAATTACTAATTACTAGGACAAAAAATATAGACAGGATAATAGTAAATTGAAGGACTGAAGGGGAGCAATTCGGTTACTGAGTAGAGGATAGACAAAGTAAGTTTAATAATACATGCTTCAGCATAAACCACTTAAAAAATTCTTCAACAATATTGAATACGGCTTTTCTTGGGCCTGGGTAGCCCGTAAATGTTTGGCTACCCCTCTTATAAGAACTATAGAATAGAAATCTGATACGGGGGTTTCCCACAGATAAAGATCGGATCATCAAACTTTCAGTTGGTTACTTATTGGTCAGCCAATATCCAAATGGCTCCAATCTGCCTTTATCAGAAAATATATCTAACTGAAGGTTCACAAAAGTTATTAACAACTAGGAAGATCTAATGGCTGTAGAAAGCTACAGAAAACTGATCGCAAGTACATTGGACATAAGAACCTGACCCATTACATCCTCATTATGTTGAGCAGTTAAGATGTGTCAGTTCCTCGGCTAAAGAAGGTGTAAACAGAGAATCTTCAGTAATTAACTCTCCTTACTTTTTGGTGGAAATATTGACTCAACCTTTGTAACTTATGCGGAGGAAGATGATGCTGGTCTACTGTTCTCTCTAGATGCACTTGTCAACTAATGTAGGAACATTTGATGATCATGAGATACAAAATATGTGAACAAACAACATGATACAAAATACTGTTCAACGACTAGGCCAGGATAATATGTGAACAAACAACAAGATCTTTGTACCAGCTGTTACGCATCGATATTCAATTGATGAAGTAGCTGGGTCCCTCTCCTGTGCAAGTAAAAAAGAGGCACAATCAGAAACTTGTTTATGTGGAGAAATACTCCTACTGATATTAGCAACTAATAGGTTTCTTGTTTAGCATGCCATGTAGACAGATACAAAAAAAACGACGATCATAACCAACAGAAAAACAATCGAGGACAGTGATACCAAACAGGCGTTGGATATCTCTGTCTCTGAGGCATTATATGTTCCAAGTGCAACAACAACCAGATAATGTTTAAACTATTAAGCAGcgtcgagtttttttttttttggactcgGGGGGTCAAAGAAGAAAATTATGTCCTTATTCGGAAAGGTATAGAAACAATTATGGATGCCAAAAGAGAAATCTGTATAGAGGGAAATGAAAATAGCCAAAAGTATGGACATACCGAATGAAGCCCTGcaatcttgatatttttctcAATAGCATCGATGCCCGTAACGGTTGCCCCCATCCGAGCTAGAGGCTGTAATAGAATCACAGACAAATAAATAAGTAAAAGATCAGATATCCGCAAAAGATCCTAAACTTCTTTATGTTAACATGATTAGACTTTCTTAAAAGGTTATAGCAAGATCTTCGTACAAAATAAAACTATAGTACGCATAATTCAACCGCTACACAGAATGCActttataatgcagaaaataacaCACTCGGTATTGGCTGAGAATCTGAGACAAAAGAAATTGAATAATGCGACTCTGTTGGCAGTGCCTCAAAGAAACCACAACCAAAACAAGGAGAAACAAAATGGCTAAGACGTAAGAAATTGAGTCTGCTGCGCTTTATATGGTTTGAGTCTGAAGTGAGTGAAACTTATCCTCTTGCAACATAAGTAGGCATTCACTTAAAGCCAGTTAATTTCATTTTCTTCTGAAAGATAACTTTGGATTGGATAGACTAGTAAAAATACAAAATGCTATTTCGCAAAATACCTCTGAAAGAATGCCACCTCCACAACCAACATCTATGATTTTCATCCCTTCCAAAGGTCTAGCACAATATGGATCTTTCCTGAAAACAAGGTAAAATACTCAGCAtttcaaaataccaaaata includes the following:
- the LOC113287462 gene encoding ubiquinone biosynthesis O-methyltransferase, mitochondrial-like, whose protein sequence is MASKESLNLCRAFLSNNRYVPLRQSFPNPNPKFQVLNQVSSQLFQTRSYSEIPKHLQHKPSVDPTLVPTTSPAAETLVPKTNETQKKKKNIANKAPVSSSLNAFEIAKFSAIADTWWDSEGPFKPLHAMNPTRLAFVRSTLCRHFGKDPYCARPLEGMKIIDVGCGGGILSEPLARMGATVTGIDAIEKNIKIAGLHSERDPATSSIEYRCVTAEKLVEEERMFDAVIALEVIEHVAEPADFCKSLAELTVPNGAMLVSTINRTIRSYAAAIVGAEYILQWLPKGTHQWSSLVTPEEIALIMHRSSISVQEVAGMVLNPFTGKWVLSDDTSINFIAYGTKNNL
- the LOC113287461 gene encoding MACPF domain-containing protein CAD1-like, whose amino-acid sequence is MEEPSKTSSSSSSALSTTLFNSIQALGRGFDVTSDIRLLYCKGAPGSRLIQIDENHTRDLSIADTVFPNVSVDIDYYLGKSFRESTPVCTFHEMAEFFNVNSGILGDIPVGSFNSVFNFTGSWPVDAAATKSLAMDGYFISLFKVKLAKGSLVLHEEITRAVPSSWDPSSLASFIENFGTHIITSATIGGRDVVYVKQHQSSPLVASEIQNYVKDIGNKRFLDLENQPSGDPFKYNEKDMDPSLSNKKEIHPQTSTVPYLSGKEDVTVIFRRRGGDDLVQSHAKWVETVHLAPDVINMTFSPIVSLLKDSAGTKHLARAIDLYLKYKPPIEELQYFLEFQIPRAWAPEQTNMPGYQRKEPVCQSLQFSLMGPKLYVSSDQITVGRKPVTGLRLCLEGGKQNRLAIHMQHLISLPKILQPHWDSHMAIGAPKWHGPEEQDSRWFEPIKWKNFSHVSTSPIEHHETYIGDLSGVHIVTGAQLGVWEFGAKSVLHLKLLFSKVPGCTIRRSVWDHNPNNTSHLNSDCSSSSNSDNKKADSSSQIGKLTKIIDVTEMSKGPQDVPGHWLVTGAKLGVEKGRIVLRVKYSLLNY